A portion of the Micromonospora vinacea genome contains these proteins:
- a CDS encoding aminotransferase class V-fold PLP-dependent enzyme, giving the protein MSVTLIPSLPTLPAVPSAPSAPLDVLGVPGEINLDYAASAPCARAAADAVAELLPWYASVHRGAGALSRRCTLAYEQARQTIGDFFGARADDHVIFTRNTTDALNLLARAVPAGTTVVTFAGEHHANLLPWPRGSVRLPVPSDPDGAVRDLAAALTELRRGSSPALPVLVAVTGASNVTGERWPVAELARVAHRHGARIVLDAAQLAPHAPVDLLALDVDYVAVSGHKLYAPFGAGVLIGRADWLDAAPPYLAGGGATSHVGPATHDVTWATGPARHEGGTPNLLGAVALAAVCAALDEADQVALAAHEQALLARLRTGLAALPHVVELRTFGPDAPRVGIVSFVVAGWDSTEVATRLAAEHHIGVRDGLFCAHPLARRLLSEAAGRTGRRDLPPTALRASIGLGSTAAQVDRLLAALAELG; this is encoded by the coding sequence GTGTCCGTCACTCTCATCCCCTCGCTGCCCACCCTGCCCGCCGTGCCGTCGGCGCCGTCCGCGCCGCTCGACGTCCTCGGCGTGCCCGGCGAGATCAACCTGGACTACGCGGCCAGCGCACCGTGCGCGCGGGCCGCCGCCGACGCGGTGGCCGAACTGCTGCCCTGGTACGCCAGCGTGCATCGCGGGGCGGGAGCGCTGTCGCGGCGCTGCACCCTCGCGTACGAGCAGGCCCGGCAGACGATCGGCGACTTCTTCGGCGCTCGCGCCGACGATCATGTGATCTTCACCCGCAACACGACTGACGCGCTCAACCTGCTGGCGCGGGCCGTGCCAGCCGGCACCACGGTGGTCACGTTTGCCGGCGAACACCATGCCAACCTGCTGCCCTGGCCGCGCGGGTCGGTGCGGCTGCCGGTGCCCAGCGACCCCGACGGGGCGGTACGCGACCTCGCCGCCGCCCTCACCGAGCTGCGCCGGGGCAGCAGCCCGGCGTTGCCGGTGCTGGTCGCGGTGACCGGTGCGAGCAACGTGACTGGCGAGCGGTGGCCGGTCGCCGAACTGGCGCGGGTGGCCCACCGGCACGGCGCCCGGATCGTGCTCGACGCCGCGCAGCTCGCCCCGCACGCCCCGGTCGACCTGCTCGCGCTCGACGTCGACTATGTGGCGGTGTCCGGCCACAAGCTGTACGCGCCGTTCGGCGCAGGAGTGCTGATCGGCCGAGCGGACTGGCTGGACGCCGCGCCGCCGTACCTGGCCGGTGGTGGGGCCACCAGCCACGTCGGGCCGGCCACCCACGACGTGACCTGGGCGACCGGCCCGGCCCGACACGAGGGCGGCACCCCGAACCTGCTCGGCGCTGTTGCGCTGGCGGCGGTGTGCGCGGCGCTCGACGAGGCGGACCAGGTCGCGCTGGCTGCCCACGAGCAGGCCCTGCTGGCCCGGCTGCGCACCGGCCTGGCCGCCCTGCCGCACGTCGTCGAGCTGCGCACCTTCGGCCCGGACGCGCCCCGGGTCGGCATCGTCTCGTTCGTGGTCGCCGGCTGGGACTCCACCGAGGTGGCCACCCGGCTGGCCGCCGAGCACCACATCGGCGTACGGGACGGGTTGTTCTGTGCCCACCCGCTGGCCCGGCGTCTGCTCAGCGAGGCGGCAGGGCGTACCGGTCGGCGGGACCTGCCGCCCACCGCGCTGCGTGCCAGCATCGGGCTGGGCAGCACGGCGGCCCAGGTGGACCGGCTGCTCGCGGCGTTGGCCGAGCTGGGCTGA
- a CDS encoding PrsW family intramembrane metalloprotease yields the protein MRPNQSAADGYADRMADTPPGSPLPPSPAAPPAPAAPPEGEAPRMPLRRLGWRRFLALAGVVLLIAACAVFMVFTLGQSLGAQALLIGVVAAILPVPVLVACFLWLDRYEPEPLKYLIFCFAWGAFVSTAASLTVNDFAANRFADWGLPSALTGVLVAPFIEELTKALGPILLLVFRRREWSGITDGLVYCGLAAVGFAMVENILYLGGLGYASGADRYGPATGIQQVIAIFILRILLFGFAHPLFTSMTGVGLGIASRTADRRIRVLAPIGGLLLAMMLHGTWNLLPTLTQATGEAMIMLYGFLGLMVPVFFGTVGLALWLRAWEGRLTERVLPDYVRAGWLSPPEVAALSSLGRRHAARSWARRVAGDAGVRAMRGYQSAATRLALLRDGALRGLDRKPADQERTAREERELLDAITAYRSFFVGRDPQAPAGVWDGSRYHLRFPDGTQRPVDAPDEPVVPIPVVLAPAPVPVGYAPPGWPGPRSAPPWPPTHP from the coding sequence ATGCGGCCGAACCAGTCGGCGGCGGATGGCTACGCTGACCGCATGGCCGACACCCCGCCCGGTTCACCTCTGCCGCCGTCGCCCGCCGCCCCGCCCGCGCCCGCCGCTCCGCCGGAGGGTGAGGCGCCCCGGATGCCGCTGCGCCGACTGGGCTGGCGGCGGTTCCTGGCGCTGGCCGGGGTGGTGCTGCTCATCGCGGCGTGCGCGGTGTTCATGGTCTTCACGCTCGGCCAGTCGCTCGGTGCGCAGGCCCTGCTGATCGGGGTGGTCGCGGCCATCCTGCCGGTGCCGGTGCTGGTCGCCTGCTTCCTCTGGCTGGACCGGTACGAACCGGAGCCGCTGAAGTACCTGATCTTCTGCTTCGCCTGGGGTGCGTTCGTCTCCACCGCCGCCTCGCTCACTGTGAACGACTTCGCGGCCAACCGTTTCGCCGACTGGGGCCTGCCGTCCGCGCTCACCGGGGTGCTGGTGGCGCCGTTCATCGAAGAGCTGACCAAGGCGCTGGGTCCGATCCTGCTGCTGGTGTTCCGCCGCCGCGAGTGGTCCGGGATCACCGACGGCCTGGTCTACTGCGGGCTCGCCGCGGTCGGCTTCGCGATGGTGGAGAACATCCTCTACCTGGGCGGGTTGGGGTACGCCTCCGGGGCCGACCGCTACGGCCCGGCCACCGGCATCCAGCAGGTCATCGCGATCTTCATCCTTCGGATCCTGCTGTTCGGGTTCGCCCATCCGCTTTTCACCTCGATGACCGGTGTGGGACTGGGCATCGCCTCCCGGACGGCCGACCGGCGCATCCGGGTGCTTGCCCCGATCGGCGGCCTGCTGCTGGCGATGATGCTGCACGGCACGTGGAACCTGCTGCCCACGCTGACCCAGGCCACCGGCGAGGCCATGATCATGCTGTACGGCTTCCTGGGCCTCATGGTCCCGGTCTTCTTCGGCACCGTCGGGTTGGCGCTGTGGCTGCGCGCCTGGGAGGGGCGGCTCACCGAGCGGGTCCTGCCCGACTACGTCCGCGCCGGCTGGCTCAGCCCACCCGAGGTGGCCGCGCTGAGCAGCCTCGGCCGGCGGCACGCCGCCCGCAGTTGGGCACGGCGGGTGGCCGGCGACGCCGGGGTGCGGGCGATGCGGGGTTACCAGTCCGCCGCCACCCGGCTGGCCCTGCTGCGCGACGGGGCGCTGCGCGGCCTGGACCGCAAACCCGCCGACCAGGAGCGAACAGCCCGCGAGGAGCGGGAGCTGCTGGACGCGATCACCGCGTACCGGTCGTTCTTCGTGGGTCGGGACCCGCAGGCCCCGGCGGGGGTCTGGGACGGCAGCCGCTACCACCTGCGCTTCCCGGACGGCACTCAGCGCCCGGTGGACGCGCCGGACGAGCCGGTGGTGCCGATCCCGGTGGTGCTGGCTCCCGCTCCGGTTCCGGTGGGTTACGCCCCACCCGGCTGGCCCGGCCCGCGATCGGCGCCGCCCTGGCCGCCGACGCACCCCTGA
- a CDS encoding GroES family chaperonin translates to MTADNDLDAGLPIRLLHDRVLVRMEGSEGERRSTAGIVIPATAAVGKRLAWATAVGVGPNVRAIVSGDRVLFDPDDRSEVELHGRGYVLLRERDVHAVAAERIENDSTGLYL, encoded by the coding sequence GTGACCGCCGACAACGATCTCGACGCCGGCCTGCCGATCCGCCTGCTGCACGACCGCGTGCTGGTGCGGATGGAGGGCAGCGAGGGCGAACGCCGCTCCACCGCCGGCATCGTCATTCCGGCGACCGCCGCGGTCGGCAAGCGCCTCGCCTGGGCCACAGCGGTCGGGGTCGGGCCGAACGTCCGCGCCATCGTCTCCGGCGACCGGGTGCTCTTCGACCCGGACGACCGCTCCGAGGTCGAGCTGCACGGCCGCGGTTACGTGCTGCTGCGGGAGCGGGACGTGCACGCCGTGGCCGCCGAGCGGATCGAGAACGACTCGACCGGCCTCTACCTCTGA